GCAAGGCACCGTGAAGTGGTTCAACGACGAGAAGGGCTTCGGCTTCATCGCGCAGGACGGTGGCGGTGACGACGTGTTCGTCCACTACACCGCGATCTCCGGCAACGGCTTCCGCACGCTGGCCGAGAACCAGCGCGTGGAGTTCGATGTCACCCAGGGCCAGAAGGGCCCCCAGGCGGAGAACGTTCGCGCCATCTGAGAAGTCGTCTCCTACCGAGACTTCTGACGAGGGCCCCGACACCGGAAACGGTGTCGGGGCCCTCGTTCGTCCGTGCAAGAGATCGTGCTCGGCGTTGCCGACGACGGGAGCTCCCGAGCGCGTGAGGTGATGAGACCTGAGCCGCCGCGAGGGCGGGGTCGCGGATCGACGTCAGAAGCGATCCGGTCCGTCCACGTCTTGCGTACTCCGTACCCCCGCAGCGGAGCGCGCAAGACGTGGACGAGAAGCCCGGAGTCCTCCGGACCAGAACCACCAGAGACCAGGTCTCGCGATGGCGTGCCACCATCTGACCGCCCGCGCGGGCACCCTCGCAAGGGTTGCAGCGGGGTTGCAGCACTGAATTCGCGTTGCTGCAGGTCCATTGCAGCGGGAATGTCAAAGTCAAAGCTCGTTCGCATCTCAACTATAACCGTTGGGATTTCAACCACAGGAAAAACGTGTCAACTACTGTCGCGCCGGGCATCGACGCTCTACGGTGAGGGCCTACAACGGACATTCCGCCGGAGGCGACGGGGGTACGGCATGGCGCTGCCACGGACGTCGGCGACGACTGACGCGCCGACCGATCTGCGTGCGCTCTACCGAATCCGCTCCGATGTCCTCGCCGGCCGCTCGCCCGAGCAGCAGCCGCGTCCCATCGTGCGCGCGTCCTGGGACCGCTCGCGCACCCTCGGCCTCACTCCGGACGGCGTCCCCCCGACCCCGCCGGTCACACCTTCCGAGGTCGAGGCCGAGCGCGCTGCCAGCGCCTTGCGCCCGATGATCGACCAGCTGGCCACCCTCCTCCACAGTGCCGTCGACTCCGCGGGCATGCTCCTCGCAGTCACCTCGGCCGACGCCCGGATC
Above is a genomic segment from Mumia sp. Pv4-285 containing:
- a CDS encoding cold-shock protein, translating into MSQGTVKWFNDEKGFGFIAQDGGGDDVFVHYTAISGNGFRTLAENQRVEFDVTQGQKGPQAENVRAI